From Medicago truncatula cultivar Jemalong A17 chromosome 7, MtrunA17r5.0-ANR, whole genome shotgun sequence, a single genomic window includes:
- the LOC11408937 gene encoding uncharacterized protein isoform X2 produces MASSGSSSISNNDINPSCIYDVFLSFCDKDTSESLASYLYTALTVAGIVVYKDEDKLLNHDQMITSSVLHAIAGSRLSIIVFSKLYAVSTCCRQELEKIMECRRTTCQIVVPVFYDADPSGVFHQEDLLGEASKYLKQRILKKDKLIHEVCNISGFAVHSRNESEDIMKIVDHVTNLLDRTDLFVADHPVGVKSRVQDIIQLLNSQESKSPLLLGVWGMGGIGKTTIAKAAYNKIHHDFEAKSFLPNVREVWEQDNGVVSLQQQLLSDIYKTTKIKIDTVESGKMILQERLRHKRIFLVLDDVNKLDQLNALCGSHGWFGEGSRIIITTRDDDLLGRLKVHYVYRMKEMDSNESLELFSWHAFKQPIPIEGFGELSTDVVKYSRGLPLALQVIGSFLLTRRRKKVWKRVLEKLTKPDDKIQEVLKLIFDNLSDNIKETFLDIACLNLSGMSLDDLLQIFQKDVHFTELGMEELVINGLVNLDSEKRIGMHDLVQLFGREIRQEKSTGMAAGGIYDVFLSFRGDDTHAKFISHLYTALENAGIYVFRGDDEIQRELENIMGNSRTQGMVVVPVFYKIDPTEVRNQSGRFGEDFESLLLRMSVDTHKFSNWRRALAEVRGTTGVVIINSRNESEDITKIVDHVTNLLDRTDFFVVDHPVGVDSRVQDVIQLLNGQESKDPRLLGIWGMGGIGKTTIAKAAYNKIHRDFEAKSFLLNVREVWEQDNGIVSLQQRLLSDIYKTTKIKIETVESGKMILQERLCHKRIFLVLDDVNKLDQLNALCGSHGWFGEGSRIIITTRDDDLLGRLKVHYVYRMKEMDSNESLELFSWHVFKQPIPIEGFGDLSTDVVKYSGGSPLALEVIGSFLLTRRSKKEWKSILEKLTKPDVKLIPDMLRLSFDNLSDNIKETFLDIACLNLSGMSLDDLIQIFKKDVHFKELGMEELVTISLVQIDSEKRIERDDLLQLLGREIRKEKSTAMAAGRIYDVFLSFRGNDTRAKFISHLYTALENAGIYVFRDDDEIQRGDQISASLLQAIEQSKISIVVLSRSYADSRWCMLELENIMGNSRTQGMVVVPVFYEIDPSEVRNQSGKFGEDFESLLLRTSVDTLKLSNWKTALAEVGGTAGVVIINSRNESEDIRKIVDHVTNLPDRTDLFVADHPVGVDSRVQDVIQLLNNQESKDPLLLGIWGMGGIGKTTIAKAAYNKIRHDFEAKSFLLNVREVWEQDNGVVSLQQRLLSDIYKTTKIKIETVESGKMILQERLRHKRIFLVLDDVNKVDQLNALCGSHEWFGEGSRIMITTRDDDLLSRLKVDYVYRMKEMDGNESLELFSWHAFKQPIPIEGFGDLSTDVVMYSGGLPIALQVIGSFLLTRRRKKEWKSVLEKLKLIPNDEVLEKLKISFDGLSDDDVKEIFLDIAFFFIGMDQEEVTTILEGCGHFADIGISLLVQKSLVTVDRKNKIGMHDLLRDMGREIVRKKSIEISKEPSRLWRYEDVDSVLSKATRALDVKGLTLKMSRMDSRTYMETKDFEKINKLKFLQLAGVQLEGNYKYLSRDIRWLCWHGFPLKYTPEEFHQEHLVAVDLKYSHLEQVWKKSQLLKELKFLNLSHSHNLKQTPDFSYLPNLEKLILKDCPNLSSVSPNIGNLKKILLINLKDCTGLCELPRSIYKLKSVKTLIVSGCTKIDKLEEDIEQMTSLTILVADKTSVTRVPFAVVRSKSIGFISLCGFEGFARNVFPSIIQSWMSPTNGILPLVQTFAGTSSLEFFDEQDNSFYGLPSFHKDLPNLQRLWFKCKSEAQLNQTLASILDNLHTKSCEELEAMQNTAQSSKFVTSASTHCCSQVPSSSSQNSLTSLFIQIGMNCRVTNTLKENIFQKMPPNGSGLLPGDNYPDWLAFNDNGSSVTFEVPKVDGRSLKTIMCTVYSSSPGDITSEGLKVLLVINCTKNTIQLHKSDALLASFDEEEWQKVVSNTEPGDIVNVTVVFENKFIVKKTTVYLVYDEPNDIKAKPCLESDGNIFGRLFFRLPSLVRSILISRPFWICSAVTIVWRSRFHSNK; encoded by the exons ATGGCTTCCTCCGGTTCTTCTTCCATATCTAACAATGATATCAATCCAAGCTGCATCTACGATGTGTTTTTGAGTTTCTGTGACAAAGACACTAGTGAATCTCTTGCATCATATCTTTATACTGCTCTCACAGTGGCCGGAATTGTTGTTTACAAGGACGAAGACAAGCTTTTAAATCATGATCAGATGATAACATCCTCAGTTCTGCATGCAATTGCAGGTTCTAGATTGTctattattgttttctcaaaaCTTTATGCTGTTTCAACATGTTGTCGGCAAGAGTTGGAGAAAATAATGGAGTGCCGCAGAACCACATGTCAGATTGTTGTACCAGTGTTCTATGATGCGGATCCCTCTGGTGTATTTCATCAGGAAGACCTGCTTGGAGAAGCTTCTAAATATCTCAAACAaagaattttgaagaaagaCAAGTTGATTCATGAAGTTTGCAACATTTCAGGATTTGCTGTGCATTCCAG GAATGAAAGTGAGGATATCATGAAAATAGTAGACCATGTTACTAATTTACTAGACAGAACAGACTTATTTGTTGCGGACCATCCGGTGGGGGTAAAGTCTCGTGTTCAAGATATCATTCAACTATTGAACAGTCAAGAATCAAAATCCCCTTTACTGCTCGGAGTATGGGGCATGGGAGGGATCGGCAAAACAACAATTGCTAAAGCTGCTTATAATAAAATTCATCACGATTTTGAGGCGAAGAGTTTCCTCCCAAATGTCAGGGAAGTCTGGGAACAAGATAATGGCGTAGTTTCTCTACAACAACAACTCCTTTCTGATAtctacaaaacaacaaaaataaagatagaTACAGTTGAATCAGGAAAAATGATATTGCAGGAAAGACTTCGTCATAAGAGGATATTTCTTGTGCTGGACGATGTGAATAAACTGGACCAATTGAATGCTTTGTGCGGAAGTCACGGATGGTTTGGTGAAGGAAGTAGAATAATCATCACAACAAGAGATGATGATTTACTTGGTAGGCTTAAAGTTCACTATGTGTATAGAATGAAAGAAATGGACAGCAATGAATCTCTTGAGCTTTTTAGTTGGCATGCATTCAAACAACCAATTCCTATAGAAGGTTTTGGTGAGCTTTCTACTGATGTTGTTAAGTACTCTAGGGGATTGCCTCTAGCTCTTCAAGTCATTGGGTCCTTTTTGTTGACCAGGCGAAGAAAAAAAGTGTGGAAGCGTGTATTGGAGAAACTCACAAAACCTGATGATAAAATACAGGAGGTGctgaaattgatttttgatAATTTATCCGACAATATCAAAGAAACATTCTTGGATATAGCTTGTTTGAACTTAAGTGGGATGTCCTTGGATGATTTACTTCAGATCTTCCAAAAGGATGTGCATTTCACAGAACTTGGAATGGAGGAACTCGTAATTAATGGCCTTGTAAATTTAGATAGTGAGAAAAGGATTGGAATGCATGACTTGGTACAACTGTTTGGAAGAGAAATTAGACAGGAAAAATCAACGGGTATGGCTGCG ggAGGGATTTACGATGTCTTCTTGAGTTTCCGGGGCGACGACACTCATGCAAAATTCATTTCACATCTCTATACGGCCCTTGAAAATGCTGGAATTTATGTTTTTAGAGGCGATGATGAGATTCAACGAG AGCTGGAGAATATCATGGGCAATAGCAGAACCCAGGGTATGGTGGTTGTACCAGTGTTCTATAAAATAGATCCCACAGAAGTACGCAATCAGTCGGGAAGGTTTGGTGAAGATTTTGAATCACTCTTATTAAGAATGTCGGTGGATACACACAAGTTTAGTAACTGGAGAAGAGCACTTGCTGAAGTTCGTGGTACAACAGGTGTTGTCATCATAAATTCCAG GAATGAAAGTGAGGATATCACGAAAATAGTAGACCATGTTACTAATTTACTAGACAGAACAGACTTTTTTGTTGTGGACCATCCAGTGGGGGTAGATTCTCGTGTTCAAGATGTTATTCAACTATTGAACGGTCAAGAATCAAAAGACCCTCGACTGCTCGGAATATGGGGCATGGGAGGGATCGGCAAAACAACAATTGCTAAAGCTGCTTATAATAAAATTCATCGGGATTTTGAGGCGAAAAGTTTCCTCCTAAATGTCAGGGAAGTTTGGGAACAAGATAATGGCATAGTTTCTCTACAACAACGACTCCTTTCTGATAtctacaaaacaacaaaaataaagatagaAACAGTTGAATCAGGAAAAATGATATTGCAGGAAAGACTTTGTCATAAGAGGATATTTCTTGTGCTGGACGATGTGAATAAACTGGACCAATTGAATGCTTTGTGCGGAAGTCACGGATGGTTTGGTGAAGGAAGTAGAATAATCATCACAACAAGAGATGATGATTTACTTGGTAGGCTTAAAGTTCACTATGTGTATAGAATGAAAGAAATGGACAGCAATGAATCTCTTGAGCTTTTCAGTTGGCATGTATTCAAGCAACCAATTCCTATAGAAGGTTTTGGTGACCTTTCTACTGATGTTGTTAAGTACTCTGGGGGATCGCCTCTAGCTCTTGAAGTCATTGGGTCCTTTTTGTTGACTAGGCGAAGCAAAAAAGAGTGGAAGAGTATATTGGAGAAACTCACAAAACCTGATGTTAAATTAATACCGGACATGCTGAGGTTGAGTTTTGATAATTTATCTGACAATATCAAAGAAACATTCTTGGATATAGCTTGTTTGAACTTAAGTGGGATGTCCTTGGATGATTTAATTCAGATATTCAAAAAGGATGTGCATTTCAAAGAACTTGGAATGGAGGAACTCGTAACTATAAGCCTTGTACAGATAGACAGTGAGAAAAGGATTGAAAGGGATGATTTGCTACAACTGTTAGGAAGAGAAATTAGAAAGGAAAAATCAACGGCTATGGCTGCG ggAAGGATTTACGATGTCTTCTTGAGTTTCCGAGGGAACGACACTCGTGCAAAATTCATTTCACATCTCTATACAGCTCTTGAAAATGCTGGAATTTATGTTTTTAGAGATGATGATGAGATTCAACGAGGTGATCAGATCTCAGCGTCATTGTTGCAAGCAATTGAGCAGTCTAAAATTTCTATCGTTGTTTTGTCTAGAAGCTATGCTGATTCAAGATGGTGTATGCTAGAGCTGGAGAACATCATGGGCAATAGCAGAACCCAGGGTATGGTGGTTGTACCAGTGTTCTATGAAATAGATCCCTCAGAGGTACGCAATCAGTCGGGAAAGTTTGGTGAAGATTTTGAATCTCTCTTATTAAGAACGTCAGTGGATACACTCAAGTTGAGTAACTGGAAAACAGCACTTGCCGAAGTTGGTGGTACAGCAGGTGTTGTCATCATAAATTCCAG GAATGAAAGTGAGGATATCAGGAAAATAGTAGACCATGTTACTAATTTACCAGACAGAACAGACTTATTCGTTGCAGACCATCCAGTGGGGGTAGATTCTCGTGTTCAAGATGTTATTCAACTACTGAACAATCAAGAATCAAAAGACCCTTTACTGCTTGGAATATGGGGCATGGGAGGGATCGGCAAAACAACAATTGCTAAAGCTGCTTATAATAAAATTCGTCACGATTTTGAGGCGAAGAGTTTCCTCCTAAATGTCAGGGAAGTTTGGGAACAAGATAATGGTGTAGTTTCTCTACAACAACGACTCCTTTCTGATAtctacaaaacaacaaaaataaagatagaAACAGTTGAATCAGGAAAAATGATATTGCAGGAAAGACTTCGTCATAAGAGGATATTTCTTGTGCTTGACGATGTGAATAAAGTGGACCAATTGAATGCTTTGTGTGGAAGTCATGAATGGTTTGGTGAAGGAAGTAGAATAATGATCACTACAAGAGATGATGATTTACTTAGTAGGCTTAAAGTTGACTATGTGTATAGAATGAAAGAAATGGATGGCAATGAATCTCTTGAGCTTTTTAGTTGGCATGCATTCAAGCAACCAATTCCTATAGAAGGTTTTGGTGACCTTTCTACCGATGTTGTTATGTACTCTGGGGGATTGCCTATAGCTCTTCAAGTCATTGGGTCCTTTTTGTTGACCAGGCGAAGGAAAAAAGAGTGGAAGAGTGTATTGGAGAAACTAAAACTCATTCCCAATGATGAAGTGTTAGAGAAGCTCAAAATAAGCTTTGATGGTTTAAGTGATGATGATGTGAAAGAAATATTCCTTGATATTGCTTTTTTCTTTATTGGGATGGACCAGGAAGAGGTAACTACAATATTGGAAGGCTGTGGGCATTTTGCAGATATTGGAATAAGTCTCCTAGTACAAAAGAGCCTCGTAACTGTTGATAGGAAGAACAAGATTGGGATGCATGATTTGCTACGAGACATGGGACGAGAGATCGTCCGCAAGAAATCAATAGAGATAAGCAAGGAGCCTAGTAGGTTATGGCGTTATGAGGATGTGGATTCTGTGTTGTCGAAAGCTACT AGAGCTTTAGATGTTAAGGGACTAACTTTAAAGATGTCAAGAATGGACTCCAGAACTTATATGGAAACCAAAGATTTTGAGAAGATCAATAAGCTTAAATTTCTTCAGCTTGCTGGCGTACAACTTGAAGGAAATTACAAATATCTTTCCAGAGATATTCGATGGCTTTGTTGGCATGGATTTCCTTTAAAGTATACACCAGAAGAGTTTCATCAAGAACATTTAGTTGCTGTTGATTTAAAATATTCCCATCTTGAACAAGTGTGGAAGAAGTCCCAG CTTCTGAAAGAGCTGAAATTTCTTAATCTTAGTCATTCtcataacttgaaacaaacaccagACTTTTCATACTTGCCAAATCTTGAAAAGTTAATACTCAAAGATTGTCCAAATTTGTCCTCAGTTTCTCCTAATATAGGAAATCTCAAGAAAATTCTATTGATAAATTTGAAAGACTGTACAGGCCTTTGTGAGCTTCCAAGAAGCATCTATAAATTGAAGTCAGTAAAAACTCTCATTGTGTCTGGATGTACAAAAATTGACAAGTTGGAAGAGGACATAGAACAAATGACTTCTTTGACCATTCTAGTTGCGGATAAGACTTCTGTAACAAGGGTTCCATTTGCAGTAGTAAGATCAAAAAGCATTGGATTTATTTCACTTTGTGGATTTGAAGGATTTGCACGTAATGTGTTCCCTTCAATTATTCAGTCTTGGATGTCTCCAACAAATGGTATCTTGCCCCTAGTTCAAACATTTGCAGGCACATCATCTCTTGAATTCTTTGATGAACAAGATAATAGTTTCTATGGTCTACCGTCTTTTCATAAAGATCTTCCGAATCTTCAACGCCTTTGGTTTAAATGCAAGTCAGAAGCTCAACTAAATCAAACTCTAGCAAGTATTCTGGATAACTTACATACCAAAAGTTGTGAGGAATTGGAAGCAATGCAAAACACAGCACAATCCTCAAAGTTTGTGACTTCAGCATCCACTCATTGTTGCAGTCAAGTTCCCAGTTCAAGCTCACAAAATTCCTTGACATCACTTTTTATTCAAATTGGAATGAACTGCCGTGTCACTAATACTCTTAAAGAAAACATTTTCCAG AAAATGCCTCCCAATGGGTCTGGTTTACTCCCAGGTGACAATTATCCTGATTGGCTAGCCTTCAATGATAACGGTTCTTCTGTAACTTTCGAAGTTCCAAAAGTGGATGGGCGTAGCTTGAAAACAATCATGTGCACTGTCTATTCTTCTTCTCCAGGTGATATAACATCAGAAGGCCTTAAAGTATTGTTGGTGATAAATTGTACAAAGAACACCATTCAGCTCCATAAGAGTGACGCATTATTAGCCTCCTTTGATGAAGAGGAGTGGCAGAAAGTAGTATCAAATACAGAACCAGGTGATATAGTGAATGTTACGgttgtttttgaaaacaaatttatCGTGAAGAAGACAACAGTTTATCTAGTCTATGATGAACCAAATGATATAAAGGCAAAGCCCTGCCTTGAGTCAGATGGAAAT ATATTTGGTAGACTCTTCTTCAGACTTCCTTCACTTGTTCGAAGCATTCTGATTTCACGACCTTTCTGGATCTGTTCGGCTGTTACTATTGTTTGGCGGTCTCGCTTCCATTCTAACAAATGA